From Desulfuromonas soudanensis, the proteins below share one genomic window:
- a CDS encoding type VI secretion system Vgr family protein: MHIPSLAAGKIDAPANRSQFACSVRGIPDETFSVRSFSGKGHALGGDYRFRIELLASSAIDTTYIIGRPAALHLAPGGEVPIHGVILEVAYGGAGANGHEYQVEFASPLAPLGMGRRHRVFLGKTAPKIIEEVLLGGGFAAGDFELRLKENHPAREFTVQFDESDLAFIKRLAAGAGIFFRFEVGSSGSRLLFHDGVGDLPHLGSGPLRFQLQTGAVRDEETIFAFTPRARLLSQKVELRDYNDQTPEVVLEAYGSPGTAVAGAGTDYRFGEHFRDMAEGAALARIRQQALDCQRETFVAESDCRGLSPGLRITLTGHPESGNNGDYLVVDVEHAGEQGAAFAYGGSPGRMTYRNKALLVRDGVAYRPVPIPRRLHGTYTARIESSGGEYAFLDEQGRYRIRADFDLGDAQKGSASHPVRLMQPAGGDNCGLHFPLHPGTEVVFTCINGDIDRPILLGVLANPDTPSPVTSANSSENILRTKGGNELLMDDRRGKEKVELFTAERKNLLALDADSEGHRVRLASEEGTMELFAAKTLLLDSGETQTVEAGGDHIVTVENAQRLMTKNKEIELQAATDILLKAGENILMQAEGGEISLMAGENLLLDVGETFSVEVRNRNLEILADQGNISIRAAGALSILGQGGGTIHLGQGGGAIEISAEGDLTIDAPRVEINGQSIGIKGASLVNN; this comes from the coding sequence ATGCATATCCCATCCCTGGCCGCAGGGAAGATCGACGCCCCGGCCAACCGCAGCCAGTTCGCCTGCTCCGTGCGCGGCATCCCCGATGAGACCTTTTCCGTCCGTTCCTTCTCCGGAAAGGGTCATGCCCTCGGCGGGGATTACCGTTTCCGGATCGAACTCCTGGCCTCCTCGGCGATCGATACGACGTATATCATCGGTCGCCCGGCGGCCCTGCACCTGGCCCCGGGGGGAGAAGTCCCGATCCACGGGGTGATCCTCGAGGTCGCCTATGGCGGAGCGGGGGCCAACGGCCACGAATATCAGGTTGAGTTCGCCTCCCCCCTGGCGCCTCTGGGGATGGGTCGGAGGCATCGGGTCTTTCTCGGCAAAACGGCGCCGAAGATCATCGAGGAGGTCCTGCTCGGCGGCGGGTTTGCCGCCGGCGATTTCGAGCTGCGCCTCAAGGAGAACCATCCCGCCCGGGAGTTCACCGTCCAGTTCGACGAGAGCGATCTGGCCTTCATCAAGCGCCTGGCGGCCGGCGCCGGAATCTTCTTTCGCTTCGAGGTCGGCTCCTCCGGAAGCCGGCTCCTCTTTCACGACGGCGTCGGCGACCTCCCGCATCTAGGCTCCGGTCCGTTGCGATTCCAGCTTCAGACCGGGGCGGTACGCGACGAAGAGACGATCTTCGCCTTCACCCCGAGAGCCAGGCTCCTCAGCCAAAAGGTCGAGCTGCGGGACTACAACGACCAGACCCCCGAGGTCGTCCTCGAGGCCTACGGCTCTCCCGGAACCGCCGTTGCCGGTGCCGGGACCGATTACCGCTTCGGCGAGCACTTCAGGGACATGGCCGAAGGGGCGGCCCTGGCCCGCATCCGCCAGCAGGCCCTCGACTGCCAGCGGGAGACCTTCGTCGCCGAATCCGACTGCCGAGGCCTCTCCCCCGGGCTCCGCATCACCCTGACCGGCCATCCGGAATCGGGCAACAACGGCGACTACCTGGTGGTGGATGTGGAACACGCCGGCGAGCAGGGGGCCGCCTTCGCCTACGGCGGCAGCCCCGGAAGGATGACCTACCGCAACAAGGCGCTGCTTGTCCGCGACGGCGTCGCCTACCGTCCGGTCCCCATCCCGAGGCGGCTGCACGGAACCTACACCGCCCGCATCGAGAGCAGCGGCGGCGAGTACGCCTTTCTCGACGAGCAGGGGCGCTACCGGATTCGCGCCGACTTCGACCTCGGCGACGCCCAGAAAGGGTCGGCAAGCCATCCCGTGCGTCTGATGCAGCCGGCCGGCGGCGACAACTGCGGCCTGCACTTTCCCCTTCACCCCGGCACCGAGGTGGTCTTCACCTGCATCAACGGCGACATCGACCGGCCGATCCTCCTCGGCGTCCTTGCCAACCCCGACACCCCCAGCCCGGTCACCAGCGCCAACAGCAGCGAAAACATCCTGCGCACCAAAGGCGGCAACGAACTGCTGATGGACGACCGAAGGGGAAAGGAGAAGGTCGAACTCTTCACCGCCGAACGGAAGAACCTCCTTGCCCTCGACGCCGACAGCGAAGGGCACCGGGTGCGCCTCGCCAGCGAGGAGGGGACGATGGAGCTCTTCGCCGCCAAAACTCTCCTCCTCGATTCGGGGGAGACCCAGACGGTCGAAGCGGGGGGGGATCATATTGTCACGGTCGAAAACGCCCAGCGCCTGATGACGAAAAACAAGGAGATCGAGCTGCAGGCGGCCACCGATATCCTCCTCAAGGCCGGGGAGAACATCCTCATGCAGGCCGAGGGGGGGGAGATCTCCCTCATGGCCGGAGAAAATCTCCTCCTCGACGTCGGCGAGACGTTCTCGGTCGAGGTTCGCAACCGGAATCTCGAGATCCTCGCCGACCAGGGGAACATCAGCATCCGCGCCGCCGGAGCCCTGAGCATTCTCGGTCAGGGAGGGGGGACCATTCACCTCGGCCAGGGGGGAGGAGCCATCGAGATCTCCGCCGAAGGGGATCTGACCATCGATGCGCCGCGCGTCGAGATCAACGGCCAAAGCATCGGCATCAAGGGGGCGAGCCTCGTCAACAACTGA
- the tssH gene encoding type VI secretion system ATPase TssH: MDSRHLRALLDRLNPHCARALEAGAAFAATRGHYEVTIEHVAVKLLEDGGGDFDRILQYFAVDLDSFWQDLLENLSRLRQGNQGKPIFSQNLYQWLERGWLTASLHYAGTELRSAALLEALVEMIPQLPGKGFDRLEALPLPQLRRQYSAMAAGSAESAAEGAEAPRPEVLPSISSPEGSSALARFTIDVTGRAACGEIDPVLGRHDEVRQAIDILTRRRKNNPILVGEPGVGKTAIVEGMALRIVEGKVPALLCGVRLLTLDLGLLQAGAGVKGEFEKRLKNVIDEVKTSTTPIILFIDEAHTLVGAGGEAGQGDAANLLKPALARGELRTIAATTWAEYRKYFERDAALARRFQLVKVDEPGLEQAIGMLSGLKTLYQSHHGVLITDDALEAAVRLSSRYISGRQLPDKAIDLIDTAAARVRMGQAAIPALIDAGREHIAYLQRRLGHLEEDRRQGVNADSRLIATLQREEAESRERLEGHERQWEEERALVGEIGRERPTEDGDGDFSAAGCRARRRLREVQGDAPLVQAEVDAEAIAAVVADWTGIPVGKMVRDDIASLIELEGALATRIVGQEGALAEIGRAVRSARAKLRNPETPQGVFLLAGPSGVGKTETARVIAEQLFGGERFLITINMSEYQEAHTVSQLKGAPPGYVGYGEGGVLTEAVRQRPYAVLLLDEVEKAHPEVMNLFYQVFDRGFMRDGEGREIDFKNTVILMTTNLGAAEISERTVPPEAADTPWERPSLSALAEAIRPALLSALAPALLARMQVVPYLPLEAEALHSIAALKLEALAKRLRQAHDIELRCRPQVVAYLAGRCRQGASGARMVNALIEQQLVPGIAKSLLQFMAAGEMPEILSLEIDDKGDLSCLFADRCADGEEDRAPGDEEHEDDLAKAAQG; the protein is encoded by the coding sequence ATGGACAGCAGACACCTCAGGGCCCTCCTCGACCGCCTGAATCCCCATTGTGCCAGGGCCCTGGAAGCCGGCGCGGCCTTTGCCGCGACCCGCGGCCACTACGAAGTCACCATCGAGCATGTGGCGGTCAAGCTCCTCGAGGACGGCGGAGGCGATTTCGACCGCATCCTCCAATATTTTGCCGTCGACCTCGACTCCTTCTGGCAGGATCTGCTGGAGAATCTCTCGCGGTTGCGCCAGGGAAACCAGGGGAAGCCGATCTTCTCCCAGAACCTGTACCAGTGGCTCGAAAGGGGTTGGCTGACGGCTTCCCTTCATTACGCCGGCACGGAACTTCGCTCGGCGGCCCTCCTCGAGGCCCTCGTGGAAATGATCCCCCAGTTGCCGGGCAAAGGTTTTGATCGCCTCGAGGCGCTGCCCCTCCCCCAGTTGCGCCGGCAATACTCTGCGATGGCCGCCGGTTCGGCCGAGAGTGCAGCGGAGGGCGCCGAAGCACCGCGCCCGGAGGTTCTCCCCTCGATTTCCTCCCCCGAGGGGAGCTCGGCCCTGGCCCGCTTCACCATCGACGTCACCGGCCGGGCCGCTTGCGGCGAGATTGATCCGGTCCTCGGGCGCCACGACGAAGTCCGCCAGGCAATCGATATCCTCACCCGGCGCCGCAAGAACAACCCGATCCTGGTCGGAGAGCCGGGGGTGGGGAAGACCGCCATCGTCGAAGGGATGGCGCTGCGCATCGTCGAGGGGAAGGTCCCGGCCCTCCTTTGCGGGGTGCGGCTTTTGACCCTCGATCTCGGCCTCCTCCAGGCCGGCGCCGGGGTCAAGGGGGAATTCGAGAAGCGTCTGAAGAACGTCATTGACGAAGTCAAAACCTCGACGACTCCGATCATCCTCTTCATCGACGAGGCCCACACCCTCGTCGGTGCCGGGGGGGAGGCGGGACAGGGGGACGCCGCCAATCTCCTCAAGCCGGCCCTTGCCCGGGGAGAACTGCGGACCATCGCCGCCACCACCTGGGCCGAGTACAGGAAGTATTTCGAGCGTGACGCCGCCCTGGCGCGGCGCTTTCAGCTGGTCAAGGTCGACGAGCCGGGCCTGGAGCAGGCGATCGGCATGCTCAGCGGCCTCAAGACCCTCTACCAGTCCCATCACGGGGTGCTGATTACCGACGACGCTCTCGAGGCGGCGGTGCGCCTCTCCAGCCGCTACATCAGCGGCCGCCAGCTTCCCGACAAGGCGATCGACCTCATCGATACGGCGGCGGCCCGGGTGCGCATGGGACAGGCGGCGATTCCCGCCCTCATCGACGCCGGCCGAGAGCACATCGCCTACCTGCAGCGGCGCCTCGGGCATCTCGAGGAGGACCGCCGCCAGGGGGTGAACGCCGATTCCCGACTGATCGCCACCCTGCAGCGGGAGGAGGCGGAGAGTCGGGAGCGCCTCGAGGGGCACGAGCGGCAGTGGGAGGAGGAGCGGGCCCTGGTCGGAGAGATCGGCCGGGAGCGGCCGACGGAGGACGGCGACGGGGACTTTTCGGCGGCGGGGTGCCGGGCCCGACGCCGACTGCGGGAGGTTCAGGGGGATGCGCCCCTGGTGCAGGCCGAAGTCGATGCCGAGGCGATCGCCGCCGTGGTCGCCGACTGGACGGGGATCCCCGTTGGCAAGATGGTCCGGGACGACATCGCCTCCCTCATCGAGCTCGAGGGCGCTCTGGCGACAAGGATCGTCGGCCAGGAGGGGGCGCTCGCCGAGATCGGCCGGGCGGTGCGCAGCGCCCGGGCGAAACTGCGCAACCCGGAGACGCCCCAGGGGGTCTTTCTCCTCGCCGGTCCCAGCGGGGTCGGCAAGACCGAAACCGCCCGGGTCATCGCCGAGCAGCTCTTCGGCGGCGAGCGCTTTCTGATCACCATCAACATGAGCGAGTACCAGGAGGCTCACACCGTCTCCCAGCTCAAGGGGGCGCCGCCGGGGTATGTCGGTTACGGCGAGGGGGGCGTCCTCACCGAGGCGGTGCGCCAGCGCCCCTATGCGGTCCTCCTCCTCGACGAGGTGGAAAAGGCCCATCCCGAGGTGATGAACCTCTTCTACCAGGTCTTCGACCGTGGGTTCATGCGCGACGGCGAGGGGCGGGAGATCGACTTCAAGAACACGGTGATCCTCATGACCACCAACCTCGGCGCCGCGGAGATTTCCGAGCGGACCGTCCCCCCCGAGGCGGCGGACACCCCCTGGGAGCGTCCGTCCCTGTCCGCCCTCGCCGAGGCGATTCGGCCGGCGCTCCTGAGCGCTCTGGCCCCGGCTCTCCTGGCGCGGATGCAGGTCGTCCCCTATCTCCCCCTCGAAGCCGAAGCGCTGCACTCCATCGCCGCCCTCAAGCTCGAGGCCTTGGCCAAACGCCTGCGCCAGGCCCATGACATCGAACTGCGCTGCCGGCCGCAGGTCGTCGCCTATCTGGCGGGGCGCTGCCGGCAGGGTGCCAGCGGCGCCCGCATGGTCAACGCTCTCATCGAACAGCAGCTCGTCCCCGGCATCGCCAAGAGCCTGCTGCAGTTCATGGCCGCCGGCGAGATGCCCGAGATCCTCTCACTGGAGATCGACGACAAAGGGGATCTCTCCTGTCTCTTTGCCGACCGCTGCGCCGACGGAGAGGAGGACAGGGCACCGGGGGACGAGGAGCACGAAGACGACCTGGCGAAGGCGGCCCAGGGGTAG
- the tssG gene encoding type VI secretion system baseplate subunit TssG — METARRGELPALIAALVEEGPHYNFFQAVRLFEAAAAKVPRGPGELPSTIRFRPAAELSFPAGDIRRCRLDEEGRLEMQLNFMGFYGVDAPVPHYFLEAAAEEEGGALRAFLDIFNHRLYELLYLGWKKFLSPVLPGGESTFERYLSALSGVGGGAGNDLAQAFAGPLGSPVQNGAGLRGVLREFLDETPVEVVQFCPQWVSLPEIPPVGGRGGEELVLGENLVLGGSVLDVGRRVEIRIGPLPLDEALALLPGGEQSETVARLIRRYLPPTIDFDLLLRVRIEGTAPLQLGVEAMMLGWNSCLGENSRAESEIRLPGANLLARTPSI; from the coding sequence ATGGAAACCGCTCGTCGGGGAGAGCTACCGGCTCTGATAGCCGCCCTCGTCGAGGAGGGGCCCCACTACAATTTTTTTCAGGCCGTGCGTCTCTTCGAAGCGGCGGCAGCGAAGGTTCCCCGAGGTCCGGGAGAGCTTCCGTCTACGATCCGCTTCCGGCCGGCGGCGGAACTGAGCTTTCCGGCCGGCGACATCCGCCGTTGCCGCCTCGACGAGGAGGGTCGCCTCGAAATGCAGCTCAACTTCATGGGTTTTTACGGGGTGGATGCCCCCGTTCCCCATTATTTTCTCGAGGCCGCCGCCGAGGAGGAGGGGGGGGCGCTGCGCGCCTTCCTCGACATTTTCAACCATCGCCTCTATGAGCTCCTCTACCTCGGGTGGAAGAAGTTCTTATCCCCGGTCCTCCCCGGCGGGGAGAGCACCTTCGAACGCTACCTCTCGGCCCTCTCCGGGGTGGGAGGGGGTGCCGGGAACGATCTTGCGCAGGCCTTTGCCGGCCCCCTCGGAAGTCCCGTTCAAAACGGGGCGGGGCTTCGAGGGGTCCTTCGGGAATTTCTCGACGAGACCCCGGTGGAGGTGGTGCAGTTCTGTCCCCAATGGGTCTCCCTGCCAGAAATTCCCCCCGTCGGCGGGAGGGGGGGAGAGGAGCTGGTCCTCGGCGAGAACCTGGTTCTCGGCGGCTCCGTCCTCGACGTCGGTCGCCGGGTGGAGATCCGCATCGGTCCCCTCCCCCTGGATGAGGCCCTCGCCCTCCTCCCCGGCGGGGAGCAGTCGGAAACCGTGGCCCGTCTGATTCGCCGGTATCTGCCGCCGACAATCGATTTCGATCTGCTGTTGCGGGTGCGCATCGAAGGGACCGCCCCGTTGCAGCTCGGCGTTGAGGCGATGATGCTCGGCTGGAACAGCTGCCTGGGGGAAAACAGCCGGGCCGAAAGCGAAATCCGTCTCCCCGGAGCGAATCTCCTCGCCCGGACCCCTTCTATCTAA
- the tssF gene encoding type VI secretion system baseplate subunit TssF: protein MRDYFEAEMRLLHEAAQDFSRAYPEQAGMLNLQEVKDRDPYVERLLEGMAFLTAQIRQRIDDDVPEVCEALLNQLWPHFLRPVPSLSILQFSPRPGQLQQTRTLAKGSAVLSPPVGEERVICRFRTTSDTLLQPMRLARLSLIEPPGGGTALILGFQLDAGIVAESLELRGIKLYLHADPQVALKLHHALTADVQSVRVSFPDHPGQGARSLGGPETVTAAHLGVEEMLVPGAGRSFVGFHLLQEYFAFREKYQFVNLSGFDLLNWPPHCSAFEVEIRLKGVLDKELKLKKENFLLHCTPAVNLFSATSEPIHLTHLRSEYPVVADAAAAEGMEVYSVDAVSGSDGGSGRRHDYLALHAYKHRGGRGRYFQSSRKENGVRPLISIRVGGDSAFSRESLSCAITACNGDYPRRLLQENTLRVPSPDIPSWVQVVNLTRPSKVLRPPMRRDYRLALISHLSLHYGTLSSVETFRQMLSLYDWSGLEANQRRIEGILGIAVHPVDRISRGALMRGLRVELTLHEENFASQADIHLFGLILHHFLGMYASLNTFVETRILCHPSHRDYAWKPLVGESYRL, encoded by the coding sequence ATGCGTGACTATTTCGAGGCGGAAATGCGCCTCCTCCATGAGGCGGCGCAGGATTTTTCCCGGGCCTATCCCGAGCAGGCCGGCATGCTCAACCTGCAGGAGGTCAAGGACCGCGATCCCTATGTGGAGCGTCTCCTCGAGGGGATGGCGTTTCTGACAGCGCAGATCCGCCAGCGCATCGATGACGACGTCCCCGAGGTCTGCGAGGCGCTCCTCAATCAGCTCTGGCCGCATTTTTTACGCCCGGTCCCCTCCTTGAGCATCCTCCAGTTCTCCCCCCGGCCAGGGCAGCTCCAGCAGACCCGGACGCTGGCGAAGGGGAGCGCCGTCCTCAGTCCGCCGGTGGGGGAAGAGCGGGTCATCTGCCGCTTTCGCACCACCAGCGATACCCTCCTGCAGCCGATGCGCCTCGCCCGTCTTTCCCTGATCGAACCGCCCGGGGGAGGGACGGCCCTGATCCTCGGATTTCAGCTCGACGCCGGGATCGTCGCCGAGTCCCTCGAGCTCAGGGGGATCAAGCTCTATCTCCATGCCGACCCCCAGGTCGCCCTGAAGCTGCACCACGCCCTGACCGCCGATGTCCAGAGCGTCCGGGTCTCCTTTCCCGACCACCCCGGCCAGGGAGCCCGAAGCCTCGGCGGGCCGGAGACCGTCACCGCGGCCCATCTCGGCGTCGAGGAGATGCTCGTCCCCGGGGCGGGGCGCAGCTTTGTCGGATTTCACCTCCTGCAGGAGTATTTCGCCTTCCGGGAGAAATACCAGTTCGTCAACCTGTCGGGGTTCGATCTGTTGAACTGGCCTCCCCACTGCAGCGCCTTCGAGGTCGAGATCCGCCTCAAGGGGGTGCTGGACAAGGAGCTGAAACTCAAGAAGGAGAATTTCCTCCTCCACTGCACTCCGGCGGTAAATCTCTTTTCCGCAACCAGCGAGCCGATCCATCTCACCCACCTGCGGAGCGAATACCCGGTGGTGGCCGATGCTGCCGCTGCGGAGGGGATGGAAGTCTACAGTGTCGATGCGGTCTCCGGGAGCGACGGCGGCAGCGGCCGCCGCCACGACTACCTGGCGCTCCACGCCTACAAGCATCGCGGTGGGCGGGGGCGCTATTTCCAGAGCAGTCGCAAGGAGAACGGCGTCCGTCCGCTGATCTCCATCCGTGTCGGCGGAGACAGCGCCTTCAGTCGGGAATCCCTCTCCTGCGCCATTACCGCCTGCAATGGCGACTACCCCCGGCGCCTCCTGCAGGAGAACACCCTCCGCGTGCCGTCGCCGGACATCCCTTCCTGGGTGCAGGTGGTCAACCTCACCCGGCCGAGCAAGGTCCTGCGCCCCCCGATGCGGCGAGATTACCGCCTGGCCCTCATCTCTCACCTCTCCCTTCATTACGGAACCCTCTCCTCCGTGGAGACCTTTCGCCAGATGCTCTCCCTCTACGACTGGAGCGGGCTCGAGGCGAACCAGCGGCGGATCGAGGGGATCCTGGGCATCGCCGTCCACCCCGTCGACCGGATCTCCCGGGGGGCCCTGATGCGCGGACTGCGGGTCGAATTGACCCTGCATGAGGAAAATTTCGCTTCCCAGGCCGACATCCACCTCTTTGGTCTGATCCTGCACCATTTTCTCGGGATGTACGCGTCGCTCAACACCTTTGTCGAAACCCGCATCCTCTGTCATCCGTCCCACAGGGATTACGCATGGAAACCGCTCGTCGGGGAGAGCTACCGGCTCTGA
- the tssE gene encoding type VI secretion system baseplate subunit TssE — MSRALYEILAGRYRDGRPLAEVYPAEALLASIRDHIERLLSARRRTLVHLPDYGLPDMDAIYEALPYSIDSLVAEVRKCIERFEPRLSRSQVSYRPLSDAKNRLHLDISGVVASGAVVRLQAIFVCGGATTVSIPSGYSHA; from the coding sequence ATGTCCCGAGCGCTTTACGAAATTCTGGCCGGTCGTTACCGTGACGGGCGCCCCCTCGCCGAGGTTTACCCCGCCGAGGCGCTTTTGGCCAGCATCCGTGATCACATCGAGCGACTTCTCAGCGCCCGGCGGCGGACTCTGGTCCATCTGCCGGATTACGGTCTGCCGGATATGGATGCCATCTACGAGGCCCTTCCCTATTCCATCGACTCTCTGGTGGCCGAAGTCAGGAAGTGCATCGAGCGGTTCGAGCCGCGCCTAAGCCGGAGTCAGGTTAGTTACCGTCCCCTCAGCGACGCCAAAAACCGTCTGCATCTCGATATCTCCGGGGTGGTCGCCTCCGGTGCCGTGGTGCGGTTGCAGGCGATCTTCGTCTGCGGCGGGGCGACCACCGTCAGCATCCCCTCGGGATATTCCCATGCGTGA
- a CDS encoding Hcp family type VI secretion system effector — MAIPAYMWIEDDQGSKIEGPVSISDREGSIEVLGFDHELRIPTDSDSGALTGTRKHEPLVFLKAFDSATPYLYKACSNGQTLKKMEMRWYKIDDTGTEKEYFRHTLQGVKITSIKPKMHNVKDIDKERYPHLEEVSVRYAKVTWTYVDGNIEFSDAWTEGR; from the coding sequence ATGGCTATTCCAGCCTACATGTGGATCGAGGACGACCAGGGGAGCAAGATCGAAGGGCCGGTTTCCATTTCCGACCGGGAGGGGAGCATCGAGGTCCTCGGCTTCGATCATGAACTGAGGATCCCCACGGATTCTGACTCGGGAGCGTTGACCGGGACCCGCAAGCACGAGCCGCTGGTCTTTCTCAAGGCTTTCGACAGCGCCACCCCCTATCTCTACAAGGCCTGCAGCAACGGTCAGACTCTGAAGAAAATGGAGATGCGCTGGTACAAGATCGACGATACCGGCACGGAAAAGGAGTATTTCCGCCACACCCTGCAGGGGGTGAAAATCACCTCCATCAAGCCGAAGATGCACAACGTCAAGGATATCGACAAGGAGCGCTACCCCCACCTCGAGGAGGTTTCGGTGCGCTACGCCAAGGTGACCTGGACCTACGTCGACGGCAACATCGAGTTCTCCGACGCCTGGACCGAAGGGCGTTAG
- the tssC gene encoding type VI secretion system contractile sheath large subunit: MTIQESAQAKTISVVDASAASVYERLCGLVDISPLAEQIDLGSFSSSARLAEAPLDKRLTAAIQVFIDLVAKSGHPIERIDKALLDSYIAQIDATISRQLDAILHHGRFQEIESAWRGLKFLVDRCDLRSNVKVDLLDCSKADLQDDFEEAPETIQTGLYKHVYIDEYDTPGGEPVSAVVANYVFDSSPQDVALLGEVSRVAASAHAPFLASVGARFFGKESIDDLPKIHDLTNYMEKAEYLRWKGFRETEDARYVGLTLPRFLLRLPYGSTSNPVRTFNYEESVGGEQHGNYLWGNSVFAFAGNMARSFAKNGWAVNIRGPEAGGKVEGMPVHLYDAGKGLQAKIPSEILIPETRELEFANLGFIPLSYYKNSDFACFFSANSVQKATEYSTAEATANSRINARLPYIFLVSRIAHYLKVLQRENIGSSKSRQVLEKELNDWIQTLVTKMKDPEPDLIATHPLKDGQVVVKEIPENPGYFSVSLFIMPHFQIEGVDVRLSLVAQMPTGKK; the protein is encoded by the coding sequence ATGACCATCCAGGAAAGTGCGCAAGCCAAAACGATATCTGTCGTGGACGCCTCGGCCGCAAGTGTTTATGAGCGTCTTTGCGGATTGGTGGACATCAGCCCGCTCGCCGAGCAAATCGACCTGGGCAGTTTCTCCAGCTCAGCCCGCCTGGCGGAGGCGCCCCTCGACAAGCGGCTGACGGCAGCCATCCAGGTCTTCATTGACCTGGTCGCCAAAAGCGGCCACCCCATCGAGAGGATCGACAAGGCCCTCCTCGACAGCTACATCGCCCAGATCGATGCCACCATCAGCAGGCAGCTCGACGCCATTTTACACCACGGGCGTTTCCAGGAGATCGAATCGGCCTGGCGCGGCCTGAAATTTCTCGTCGACCGCTGCGATCTCCGCAGCAACGTCAAGGTCGACCTCCTCGACTGCAGCAAGGCAGATTTGCAGGACGATTTCGAAGAGGCACCGGAGACGATCCAGACCGGCCTCTACAAGCACGTCTACATTGATGAATATGACACTCCCGGCGGTGAACCGGTCTCGGCGGTGGTGGCCAATTATGTTTTCGACAGCTCGCCCCAGGATGTCGCCCTCCTCGGCGAGGTCTCCCGGGTGGCGGCCAGCGCCCATGCCCCCTTCCTGGCGTCGGTGGGAGCCCGTTTCTTCGGCAAGGAGAGCATCGACGACCTCCCGAAGATCCACGACCTGACCAACTACATGGAAAAGGCGGAATATCTGCGCTGGAAGGGGTTCCGCGAGACGGAGGACGCCCGCTACGTCGGCCTGACCCTCCCCCGATTTCTCCTGCGCCTCCCCTACGGCAGCACCAGCAATCCGGTGCGGACCTTCAACTACGAGGAGAGCGTCGGCGGCGAGCAGCATGGCAACTACCTTTGGGGGAACTCGGTCTTTGCCTTTGCCGGCAACATGGCCCGCAGTTTTGCCAAAAATGGCTGGGCGGTGAACATCCGCGGCCCCGAGGCCGGCGGCAAGGTCGAGGGGATGCCGGTGCATCTCTATGACGCCGGCAAGGGACTGCAGGCCAAGATCCCCTCCGAGATCCTCATCCCGGAGACGCGGGAACTCGAGTTCGCCAATCTCGGTTTCATCCCCTTGAGCTACTACAAAAACAGCGATTTCGCCTGCTTCTTTTCCGCCAACTCGGTGCAGAAGGCGACAGAATACTCCACGGCGGAGGCGACGGCCAACAGCCGCATCAATGCGCGCCTCCCCTACATCTTTCTGGTGTCGCGCATCGCCCATTACCTCAAAGTGCTGCAGCGGGAGAACATCGGCTCCAGCAAGAGCCGGCAGGTGCTGGAGAAGGAGCTCAACGACTGGATTCAGACCCTGGTGACCAAGATGAAGGACCCGGAACCGGACCTGATTGCCACCCACCCCCTCAAGGACGGACAGGTCGTGGTCAAGGAGATTCCGGAGAATCCGGGGTATTTCAGCGTCAGCCTCTTTATCATGCCCCATTTTCAGATCGAGGGGGTCGACGTCCGGCTCTCCCTGGTGGCCCAGATGCCGACGGGGAAAAAATAG
- the tssB gene encoding type VI secretion system contractile sheath small subunit — MTDSFQKEIPKARINLSLDVETGGAKRKTELPLKLLVMGDFSSGKGSGRLAERERISLNRNNLEAVLKDLAPTAEFSVPSIARGEGEIGIHLRFDSLNSFHPEQVANQVPELHSLMAMRNLLKDLKSNVLDNGKFRRELENIVKNRPELEGLQKELEKIVSEASAANGE; from the coding sequence ATGACAGACAGTTTTCAGAAGGAAATCCCCAAGGCGCGGATCAACCTCTCCCTCGATGTGGAAACCGGGGGCGCCAAAAGGAAGACGGAACTCCCCCTCAAGCTGTTGGTGATGGGTGACTTCAGCAGCGGGAAGGGGTCCGGACGACTGGCGGAGCGGGAGCGGATCAGCCTCAACCGCAACAACCTTGAAGCGGTCCTCAAGGATTTGGCGCCGACGGCGGAATTTTCCGTTCCCAGCATCGCCCGGGGGGAGGGTGAGATCGGCATCCATCTCCGTTTCGATTCCCTGAACTCCTTCCACCCGGAGCAGGTGGCCAATCAGGTCCCCGAGCTCCACAGCCTGATGGCGATGCGCAATCTCCTCAAGGATCTCAAGTCCAACGTCCTCGACAACGGCAAATTCCGCCGGGAGCTGGAAAATATTGTCAAGAACCGTCCGGAACTCGAGGGGCTGCAGAAGGAGTTGGAAAAGATCGTCTCCGAAGCTTCGGCGGCAAACGGCGAGTAA